tgtgcagtccgatcatcgctaaatatcgctcaacaaagaataaggctgtcaatcgttcacacgcagcagtgttatgctagcgaagaacttcaaattcatttataagagacatgtattgaaaatcaaatatagggcataccttcgtcttttgatgatgatgcggtcttccacaaagtttgatccatcgaaggcatttttcgtactgggtcttgggttttggaaagggtacgaatcgaactccaccaactaccctttcaggatacctgtcgtcactattacaaagtccgtgactacacctcttaaccatattttttgttaaataacccaaatacgcgataaaacgctaactaaccctatactggaccatgcaatgttgtcagagaaaatggcgggagcaaaaacgggctttggtctatgcagatctctggcctctgattggtcagtgacgcggattgtgcaatatccacggaggggtcaattggctggcagccagttcaaggtgtaccctgcctcctgcctgttgaaagctaggataggctccagcactccatgcgaccctcgtgaggataagcggcaaagaaaatggatagttggATTGAACAATTGTGGCAACTTTGAGGCCCTGACTAACTTCCATAAGAAGATGCAGGTTACACTATTATGATGCAACACATAACATCAATTTAAGAATTTAATTTTGCATGCATGTCTCCATATGCCTGGCATATATTAAAATGATTTCACCACACAGTGCACACATTGGCTACTTGTTGTCCTCAGGCTAAAAAGAATCTCTTAAACACAAACCAGATGATTCCATTTCATCTTATCAATACAATTATTGGGGACTAACTATGATTCATAATATTTTGTTTACTTGTAATTTCAACTCTACTCTCTTTTTCAAACTAAGCTTTTATCCTTCCGtttattttccaagccacttatcctcacaagggtcacgggagtattTCAAAAATCCACAATTTACCATCGCTGTAAatgttgtaaaaatgtgaaatgataaTGAATTTCACCTTGTGAAACTCCCTTTGTCCTTTTTTCTTGCTAACACAGGCAAAGCGGCCATGAGAATGAAAGCAACGTCCAGGCCATATTTGTCAGTCACGAAGCTGCCTTGACACTGAAATGGCTCAGATCCGTCTCAAAATTCTCCCCTGTGTTCGTTGTCTCTTTGACAAACTGGTTCAAGTCAAAGTCGAGGGTCTCGCTCCCCACAAACAGGTGGAATTGAGGTCGAGGTTGGTTGATGACAAAGGGGTGGTATTCCAAGCTTCCGCCCTCTACCAAGCGGACGATAAAGGCTTGATAGATGTGAGTAGGGCCCCCTCTCTGGGAGGAAGCTACACTGGAGTGGAGCCCATGGGTTTATGGTGGTCCATGGCGCCAGACAGCCCGCACAAAAAACTTGTGAAGAAGAATGTGCTGAGCCCAACTCTCGTGGAGATAGCGGTCCACAATGGAGGTACTGGAGAAGTGTTAGCCTCTGAAACCAATGAGAGAGAGTACATGATGGAGGGGATGAGGAGGATTCCTGTCCGAGAAGAACGTGTGCGAGGAGTTCTCTTCATACCACCAGGTTAGTATATTTCCTTTCTTTCCTCTTCAAAGAGGGACATTCAATCGCTCCAGTGCGGGAGTTTCCTTTAAGGAAGTGTCTGCTCTACAAAGGCACGCGTAAGGGTTGTACTTGATACAATGATAATACTTTGGCTAAGGAACAACTAGCCATTCAGTATTTCTTCCAATGTGACATCCTTtgtttccttttattttgttttttaggcaAGGGGCCGTTCCCTGGAATTATAGATTTATATATTCTAGGTGGAGGCCTCAATGAGCAGCGAGCCAGCCTCTTGGCAAACAAAGGTTTTGTTGTCCTGGCACTAGCCTATTATCGCTATGATGACTTACCCAAAAATCCCAAGAACTTggatttggaatattttgaagAGGCTGCAAACTTTCTACAAAAACATCCAGAGGTTAGTGAATTCAAATTAGACGAGAAGTGCAATATACAATGTGAATTGTAATTCAGAAAATGTGTAAGGACTACGGTGTCGCGGTTTAAGTCCTGCGGTGAATAGAAAAAGGCAACTAGATGTTGAAGGGATGCAAGTAGCCTTCCAAATTTTGGGGTGCCCATTACAGAGCCCTGCCTCCATCACCTCAGCTGAGCTTAAGTGATACAGTATTGTTTATGTGCCTCTTCACACTGACACTTTCCTCGTATGTGTGTGATTTGATTTCCTCTGATGTCCattcaacaaacaaacagctgTCTAGTCGATGATTATGTAGAAATATCATACAGCAGAGCATActgtatcttgttttttttgcaggttcACGGTCCTGGGATTGGCGTCATTTCAATGTCCCATAGCGGGGCTTTGGCTTTGTCGATGGCCTCTTTTTTCCCAGGAATCGCAGCAACTGTCTGCATTAATGGCTGCAGTGGAAATACTGTGATTCCattacactacaaagacatatTTATGCCCCCACTCCGACCTGTCATATGGAAAACCAAAATTAGGAAATCTTGGTTGATTGATATACGCGACGTCACACCGGATCCAACCCTGAACAAAAATCGTGCATCTCTGATTCCTATCGAGCGAGCCAcctgccacttcctgtttgctgtttcAGAAGATGACCGCAACTGGAACAGCGCTTTTTTTGCCAAGCAAGCCGCTGACATTTTGAAAACCCACGGCAAGGAATCCTTTCAGGTGGTTTCTTATCCAAAAGCTGGACACTTCTTGGAAGTTCCTCACATGCCATTTTGTCCATCTTCTTTCCACGCTGCGGTGGGACGAGCTGTGGCGTTCGGTGGGGAGCCAAAGGCCCACGCGGCGGCTCAGCTGGACCTGTGGGAGCGAGTCCAAGAGTTCTTTAAtagacatttgaaaaacaagCACACTTATTAGCAAGCATCGAGTGTGCCAGGCATTCAAGACTCACCTATTTTACACAAAATTAAGTCAATAAAACAAGGACTCTCACACACTAGTTAGTTGCAGtgaacaaaatatgtatttgaacaccctgctatattgcaagttcttacactttgaaatcatggaggcgtcggaaattttaatcgtaggtgcatgtccgtccaatgtgagagagataatctaaaaagaaaaatccagaaatcacaatggttgattttttttttttttttttttaacgatttgtttgtgtgacacagctgcaaataagtatttgaacacctgagaaaaccaatgttaatatttggtacagtgtgttcaaatactcattttcttcactgtaactgtcTCAACAATTATAAAGGTCTAACTGGATGGCAGTACACTGCTTAACAGTACTATGAATGAATGTCCCCAAAATAATATtgctttttattaaaaaatatatacaaaacatATTTAGAGACTAATTtctgttttatgacaaaaataaatgtggaattgctgtgaaatatttccatccatccatccattgactgagtttcttatcctcacaagggtcacaggaatgctggagcctatcatcaggcaggaggcggggtactccctgtaCTGgtacccagccaatcgcagggcacatagagacagacaacagtcgtacacacaatcacacttagggccaatttagagtttccaattaatgtggcatgattttgagatgtgggggGAAGCCCACGCTGGCATGGGGAGCACATCCAATCACCACACAGGTAGGcgcaggattgaacccagttcCTCCGAACTCTGAGGCTAAGTGGTGACGCCACCGTTCTGCCGTGCAGTAAAATCTCCATCCTATATTTATCTCACAACAACACTAAAACAGTTTAACCGCTTTAAAATTAGTTAACAAATCAGATTACAAAGTGGCTGGACTATTCTGCTTTGATTTTAAGTTATTAGATTGATAAAGTACAGTAAATAACTCTTGTGTGAAACTACTAAGAAACACGTgttccaaatgttcatttttgagGAGCCTGTGAGTAAGGACTTGATTCATTTCTCAAAGAGTTGAGATAAGATGTCGGGGATATAATTTATGATGTGTTAATATGTCTCTCTGTTACCCACATCATCAATTTTGGATATGATTACTTGCTGTCACACGATAGACTTGCACATGCAAGATAAAGAAGATTAAACGCAACCCTAAATATCTCGTAATTAATCAAATCATGTTACAGGGGAAATACAGATTCAACCGCCATGTTTGGATTCCAGCCCACTCGGGATGAGTcgtgcaaaagaaaatggagggactGGTGTTTATTTTCCATGAAGCTAATACACAAACAGATGTTTTACTGGACAGCGGAAACCTTAAAATATCActgggaaaaaatgtaaatggccCAACAGTGTAATATTAAGTGCAATTTCTGTcatttaaatgggaaaaaatgaaaaaaaaaaaagtccatggaCTCACCTGAATCCCCTTTGCATTAAGTGCTGTAAAAGCTTTGtatagtatatagtatatatagtaTTAGTATAAACGTATTTCACATTTTGGATTATTAATAACAACCACTGGGCTCAAAATAGTTTCTCCATTTCTCTCAGCcagcaaagacaaaacacaacaattaaaatgtatttttaattcaattaataTATCAGCCTGAATGATAATAGGTTTCATCAGCAACATGTCTTATAATTTAGCTACGTGATTGGTTgtttacaatacagtacaatatgcTGAGTGGAAATTTTTAATAATACAACAGAATATAGAATGGGCGAATTaaaatggcagttttttttcgtgtttgtcaaaatgaaaaagtcTTTTTTAAACATCGGTGGTGCAGTACGAATGGTTTTATGTGGGTGATAGTTTGCGTATGGAAGTTATTAATTAAAGTCTGATTATTTTCTGTGGGAAAATCGTTCAGAAACACTGGAAAGAGATTAAAGGCAGAGCAGAGTGTGGTCACGGTTTTTCCGCGTCAAGTCCCTCAAACTGACAATTTTCATGGATTTTCATGATCCTTTGAGTTTTTACAGTGGACTACCACTGAGGTGTGACatatattgcacgttctcccacttagaaatcatggaggggtttgaaattttcatcgtaggtgcatgccacTGGTAAaatagataatctaaaaagaaaaatccagaatgattttttaatgatttatttgttgttgtacagctgcaataagtatttgaacacctgagaaaaccaatgttaatgtttggtacagtagcctttgtttgtaattacagaggtaaaacgtttcctgtagttgttcaccaagtttgcacacactacaggagggattgtggcccactcctccacacagatcttctccagatcagacagtttctgggctgtcattgagaaacacagagtttaagctccctccaaagattttccattgggttgaggtctggagaatggctattccatggcagaaccttgatatgattcttacGGCACCAcacattggttttcctggctgtgtgcttcgggtcattgtcatgttgaaagacctagccaggacccatcttcaatgctcagactgagggaaagaggttgttccccagaatctcacaatacatggccgcggtcatcctttccttagtacagtccagtcgtcttgtcccatgtgcagaaaaacaccccaaagcatgatgctaccacccccatccttcacagtagggatggtgttcttgggatggaactcctcattcgtcttcctccaaacacagttagtggaattatgaccaaaaagtttcgttttggtctcctctgaccacaaaacattcttccatgcctcctctgtatcatccaaatggtcgttggcaaacttaagacaggccttgacaatgtgctggtttaaggaggggatgccatgcatgatttcaaaccatggcgtcttagtgtattaccaacagtcaccttggaaacggtggtcccagctcttttcaggtcactgaccaagtcctgttgtgtagtcctgggctgattcctcacctttctaaggatcattgagaccccacgaggtgatatcttgcatggggctccacttcgattgagattgtccgtcatgtttagcttcttccattttccaatgattgctccatcaGTGAACCTTTTTCCACCAACCTGCTTGagaatttctctgtagccttttccagccatgtggagttgtaccattttgtctctggtgtctttggacagctctttggtcttggccatgttacaagtttgagtcttactgattgtatggcgtggacaggtgtctttatgcagctaatgacctcacacaggtgcatctgattcaggataatacatggagtggaggtggacttttaaaagcggactaacgggtctctGATGAtcataattctagctgattgacaggtgttcaaatacttatttgcagctgtatcacaaattaatcattaaaaaaatcatacattgtgatttctggatttttctttttagagtatctctctcacagtggacatgcacctacgatgaaaatttcagacccctgcatgatttctaagtgggagaacttgcaatatagcagggtgttcaaatacttattttcttcaccgtacatATCCACAATAAGTGCAATACAAAAACTTAAATGTAGCTTCCCAAAAAAGATGGCATATTTAAGATAAAACACAAACACTGAAGCTATATTACAGTATGCATTAGTCTGCATGAACAATTAGCAACCCATCTTCAACTATGGGCATACATCAAATTGCCATTTAAATCTTGCTCAACTATTTTAATAAACATGTCGCCAAGTAACTTCataaacttgtttttattttattcgcacaaatgaacaaacaatGATATCTCAGTGTTGCTTTTAAAACAGGGTTGTTTTGGGAAAGTCCGTGACCGCAACACGAAAAAGGTCTTCTACTGTAAATGTTGAGCCACGGCGCAAGAGGAATGGATTGGaatcataaaataaacaca
This genomic window from Syngnathoides biaculeatus isolate LvHL_M chromosome 23, ASM1980259v1, whole genome shotgun sequence contains:
- the acot20 gene encoding acyl-coenzyme A thioesterase 1, giving the protein MAQIRLKILPCVRCLFDKLVQVKVEGLAPHKQVELRSRLVDDKGVVFQASALYQADDKGLIDVSRAPSLGGSYTGVEPMGLWWSMAPDSPHKKLVKKNVLSPTLVEIAVHNGGTGEVLASETNEREYMMEGMRRIPVREERVRGVLFIPPGKGPFPGIIDLYILGGGLNEQRASLLANKGFVVLALAYYRYDDLPKNPKNLDLEYFEEAANFLQKHPEVHGPGIGVISMSHSGALALSMASFFPGIAATVCINGCSGNTVIPLHYKDIFMPPLRPVIWKTKIRKSWLIDIRDVTPDPTLNKNRASLIPIERATCHFLFAVSEDDRNWNSAFFAKQAADILKTHGKESFQVVSYPKAGHFLEVPHMPFCPSSFHAAVGRAVAFGGEPKAHAAAQLDLWERVQEFFNRHLKNKHTY